In Sphingomonas psychrotolerans, the following proteins share a genomic window:
- a CDS encoding RsmB/NOP family class I SAM-dependent RNA methyltransferase, whose protein sequence is MNKAPHRPGRPNGQEPDAPGVPARRAALKLLDAVLRRGLALEQALDSAAQGLAPNDRGLAHAIVAEALRRLPDLDALIDSATQRPLPDDAKARFALRIALVQALALGTPGHAAISTVLPLVDGGPRKLVHGVFGTLLRQGATLPEPPTLPDPVALRWHAAWGDQLIEDAERAIAVPPPLDLTLRDPSRAPDLPGRSLLPGHLRLDEKASVTGIEGYAEGDWWVQDLAASIPARLIGKGAGTALDLCAAPGGKTLQLAAAGWQVTAVDVSESRLARLHENLERTGLSAAVVAADLLKWQPGGPADAVLLDAPCSATGIFRRHPDVLHRVRPSMIAEMAELQARLLNRAAEWVKPGGVLVFSTCSLEPQEGEVQLERFLAGHSEFAIVPVTADELPQGVSARRDGALRLLPGMLAEQGGLDGFFIARLRRA, encoded by the coding sequence ATGAACAAAGCTCCCCATCGTCCTGGCCGCCCGAACGGTCAAGAGCCCGACGCTCCCGGCGTTCCCGCCCGCCGCGCCGCACTGAAGCTGCTCGATGCCGTGCTCCGCCGCGGCCTCGCGCTCGAACAGGCGCTCGATTCGGCCGCACAGGGCCTCGCCCCGAATGACCGCGGGCTCGCCCACGCCATCGTCGCCGAAGCGCTGCGCCGGCTTCCCGATCTGGATGCGCTGATCGATTCGGCAACCCAGCGCCCGCTCCCCGATGACGCCAAGGCCCGGTTCGCGCTCCGCATCGCGCTCGTCCAGGCGCTTGCGCTCGGGACGCCCGGGCATGCCGCGATTTCCACTGTGCTGCCGCTGGTCGACGGCGGCCCGCGCAAACTTGTCCACGGCGTGTTCGGCACCTTGCTGCGCCAAGGCGCGACGCTTCCCGAGCCGCCGACGCTCCCGGATCCGGTGGCGCTGCGCTGGCATGCCGCGTGGGGCGATCAGCTGATCGAGGATGCCGAGCGCGCCATTGCCGTACCGCCGCCGCTCGATCTGACGCTGCGCGATCCTTCGCGGGCGCCCGATCTGCCCGGCCGCAGCCTGCTGCCCGGCCATCTTCGCCTCGACGAGAAGGCATCGGTCACCGGTATCGAAGGCTATGCCGAGGGGGATTGGTGGGTGCAGGATCTGGCCGCATCGATTCCGGCGCGGCTGATCGGCAAGGGCGCGGGGACCGCGCTCGACCTATGTGCCGCGCCCGGCGGCAAGACGCTCCAGCTCGCTGCCGCCGGCTGGCAGGTGACCGCCGTGGATGTCTCCGAAAGTCGTCTTGCGCGACTTCACGAAAATCTCGAACGCACCGGCCTCAGCGCCGCGGTCGTCGCCGCCGATCTGCTCAAATGGCAGCCTGGCGGGCCCGCCGACGCCGTGCTGCTCGACGCGCCGTGCAGCGCCACCGGCATCTTCCGCCGCCATCCCGACGTGCTCCACCGCGTCCGCCCCTCGATGATCGCGGAGATGGCCGAGCTCCAGGCCCGCCTGCTCAATCGCGCCGCGGAGTGGGTGAAGCCGGGTGGCGTCCTCGTCTTTTCGACCTGCTCGCTCGAGCCGCAGGAAGGCGAGGTCCAGCTCGAACGCTTCCTTGCCGGGCACTCCGAATTCGCGATCGTTCCGGTCACTGCCGACGAACTGCCGCAGGGCGTCTCGGCGCGGCGCGACGGCGCGCTGCGTCTGCTCCCCGGCATGTTGGCAGAGCAAGGCGGCCTCGACGGCTTCTTCATCGCCCGGCTGCGCCGCGCCTGA
- a CDS encoding DUF1674 domain-containing protein, protein MGQRPSHVKPPRHLSKSPPVPKPAPAAPTADPLDPTRYGDWERKGVAVDF, encoded by the coding sequence ATGGGCCAGCGCCCGAGCCATGTGAAGCCCCCCCGGCATCTCTCGAAGAGCCCGCCAGTGCCCAAGCCCGCGCCGGCTGCCCCGACGGCAGACCCGCTCGACCCGACGCGCTATGGCGATTGGGAGCGCAAGGGCGTGGCAGTCGACTTCTAG
- a CDS encoding DUF1697 domain-containing protein: MKRWAALLKGVNVGGNRKLPMAELRSLVDGLGYANAKTLLASGNIAFDASGPAAAIIARLEAALAEQGCKTDVLLRDLAEIDGVIAANPFGEAATDHPSHLLVVFHREPFPTGLLDRLPEIYTGPERLYAEGRELFIDYPENIGESKLDRALAKLKFPAVATARNWNTVNKLRAMLDV, encoded by the coding sequence ATGAAACGCTGGGCGGCGCTGCTCAAGGGCGTCAATGTCGGTGGCAACCGCAAGCTGCCGATGGCCGAGCTGCGCAGCCTGGTCGATGGCCTCGGTTATGCCAACGCGAAGACGCTGCTCGCCTCGGGCAACATCGCGTTCGACGCATCCGGCCCCGCCGCCGCGATCATCGCCAGGCTTGAGGCGGCGCTCGCCGAACAAGGCTGCAAGACCGACGTGCTGCTCCGCGATCTCGCCGAGATTGACGGAGTGATCGCGGCCAATCCCTTTGGCGAAGCGGCAACCGATCATCCGAGCCATTTGCTGGTGGTGTTCCACCGCGAGCCCTTCCCCACCGGGCTGCTCGACCGGCTCCCCGAAATCTACACCGGCCCCGAGCGGCTCTATGCCGAAGGACGCGAGCTCTTTATCGATTACCCGGAGAATATCGGCGAATCCAAGCTAGATCGCGCGCTGGCGAAGCTCAAATTCCCGGCTGTCGCCACCGCGCGCAACTGGAACACCGTCAACAAGCTCCGGGCAATGCTCGACGTCTAG
- a CDS encoding NAD(P)H-dependent glycerol-3-phosphate dehydrogenase translates to MRIGVIGGGAWGTALAQVAARAGLPVTLWAREPEVVESVNGFHENRHFLAGVPLSDSIRATVDLADLAGHDALLVVAPAQHVRAVLAAAPVGCTPLVLCAKGIEAGTRLLVGEVARQAAPEAPIAVLSGPTFAHEVAAGKPTAVTLACEDEDLRARLAERLAGPAFRTYGSADVTGAEIGGAVKNVLAIACGVVEGAGLGLNARAALIARGFAEMTRFGLARGGQAETLTGLSGLGDLVLTCSSTNSRNFSLGVGLGQGKSAAELLADRKTVAEGAFTAPVLRAAAAEAGVDMPVTQAVNALLEGADVRGVVEALLSRPLREEQA, encoded by the coding sequence ATGCGGATAGGTGTCATCGGCGGCGGCGCCTGGGGCACTGCGCTGGCGCAGGTCGCGGCGCGCGCCGGCCTGCCCGTGACACTGTGGGCGCGCGAGCCCGAAGTGGTCGAAAGCGTCAACGGATTCCATGAGAACCGCCACTTCCTCGCTGGCGTGCCGCTCTCCGACAGCATCCGCGCCACCGTGGACCTCGCCGATCTCGCCGGCCACGATGCGCTCCTCGTCGTCGCCCCCGCGCAGCATGTCCGCGCCGTTCTCGCCGCCGCGCCGGTGGGATGCACCCCGCTCGTCCTCTGCGCCAAAGGGATCGAGGCGGGCACCCGGCTGCTTGTCGGCGAAGTCGCGCGTCAGGCCGCACCGGAAGCGCCGATCGCCGTCCTTTCCGGCCCGACCTTCGCGCATGAAGTCGCCGCGGGAAAGCCTACTGCGGTTACGCTTGCCTGCGAGGACGAGGACCTGCGCGCCCGTCTCGCCGAGCGCCTCGCCGGCCCCGCCTTTCGCACTTATGGCTCGGCCGACGTGACCGGTGCCGAGATCGGCGGGGCGGTCAAAAATGTGCTCGCCATTGCTTGCGGTGTAGTGGAGGGCGCCGGACTCGGGCTCAACGCTCGCGCCGCTTTGATCGCGCGCGGCTTTGCCGAGATGACTCGCTTCGGGCTTGCGCGTGGCGGTCAGGCCGAGACGTTGACGGGCCTCTCGGGCCTCGGCGATCTCGTCCTCACTTGCTCCTCCACCAATTCGCGCAATTTCTCGCTCGGGGTCGGGCTCGGCCAGGGCAAAAGCGCCGCCGAACTGCTCGCCGACCGCAAGACCGTTGCCGAAGGCGCCTTCACTGCGCCGGTGCTGCGCGCGGCGGCCGCCGAGGCCGGGGTCGACATGCCGGTGACACAAGCGGTCAACGCATTGCTCGAAGGCGCGGACGTTCGTGGCGTCGTCGAGGCCCTGCTCAGCCGTCCGCTGCGCGAGGAACAGGCATGA
- the tsaD gene encoding tRNA (adenosine(37)-N6)-threonylcarbamoyltransferase complex transferase subunit TsaD encodes MALILGLESSCDETAAALVTSDRQILAHKLAGQEAAHRPYGGVVPEIAARAHVEVMAPLVEAALAEAGVTLAEVDAIAATAGPGLIGGVMVGLVTGKALALASGKPLVAVNHLEGHGLSPRLTDPDLAFPYLLLLVSGGHCQLLLVEGVGAYRRLATTIDDAAGEAFDKTAKLLGLGFPGGPAVEKAAAQGNPRAVPLPRPLLGSAEPHFSFAGLKSAVARVVGHYSAPDVAASFQQAVVDCLIDRTRRALQSVNVTALVVAGGVAANTSVRTALQSLAGEHGLRFVAPPLWLCTDNAAMIAWAGAERFAAGLTDPLDFPARPRWPLDPGAEKVRGAGVKA; translated from the coding sequence ATGGCGCTGATCCTTGGCCTCGAATCGAGCTGCGACGAAACCGCCGCCGCGCTGGTGACCAGCGATCGGCAGATTCTGGCGCACAAGCTCGCCGGGCAGGAAGCGGCGCATCGCCCCTATGGCGGCGTCGTCCCCGAAATCGCCGCGCGCGCACATGTCGAAGTGATGGCGCCTTTGGTCGAGGCGGCGCTTGCCGAAGCCGGCGTTACGCTTGCGGAGGTCGACGCGATCGCCGCCACGGCGGGTCCGGGGTTGATCGGGGGCGTGATGGTCGGCCTCGTCACCGGCAAGGCGCTCGCGCTGGCGAGCGGCAAGCCGCTGGTCGCTGTCAATCATCTCGAAGGCCATGGCCTGTCGCCGCGCCTCACCGATCCCGATCTCGCCTTTCCCTATCTGCTGCTGCTCGTCTCCGGCGGGCATTGCCAGCTGCTGCTGGTCGAGGGGGTCGGTGCCTATCGCCGGCTCGCCACGACGATCGACGATGCCGCCGGCGAGGCTTTCGACAAGACCGCCAAGCTGCTCGGCCTCGGTTTCCCGGGCGGTCCCGCGGTGGAAAAGGCCGCGGCGCAAGGCAATCCCCGCGCGGTCCCGCTCCCCCGCCCGCTGCTCGGTTCGGCCGAGCCCCATTTCTCCTTCGCCGGATTGAAGAGCGCAGTCGCGCGCGTCGTCGGCCACTATAGCGCGCCGGATGTGGCCGCATCGTTCCAGCAGGCAGTGGTCGATTGCCTGATCGATCGCACGCGCCGCGCGCTTCAGTCGGTCAACGTCACGGCTTTGGTCGTCGCCGGCGGGGTCGCGGCGAACACCAGCGTCCGCACCGCGCTCCAATCCCTTGCCGGCGAACATGGCCTGCGCTTCGTCGCCCCGCCGCTATGGCTGTGCACCGATAACGCCGCGATGATCGCCTGGGCGGGGGCCGAGCGGTTCGCTGCCGGCCTCACCGATCCGCTCGATTTCCCGGCGCGCCCGCGCTGGCCGCTCGATCCGGGGGCGGAAAAGGTGCGCGGCGCGGGAGTGAAGGCATGA
- the hemC gene encoding hydroxymethylbilane synthase, whose amino-acid sequence MPIFRLGTRGSPLALTQAHMVRVALAAARAIAPDKIEIVPIRTTGDRVQDRALAEIGGKALWTKELDRALLDGEIHAAVHSMKDVETIRPAEIAIAAMLPRADVCDRLVGADSIEALRQGAVVGTSSPRRAAQMRKLRPDLKIVLFRGNVDTRLAKLAAGEADATLLAAAGLERLGRHDVGVAIPINVMLPAPAQGAVGIECRADDSHVRAMLARIDDPATHACVLAERALLAALKADCRSPVAALATIEGAIMTLRAELLSEDGSFHVHAQEAGAPTDPVLPIAVARDLLVGAPEAIRRLFGG is encoded by the coding sequence ATGCCCATCTTCCGTCTCGGCACCCGCGGCTCGCCGCTCGCACTCACCCAGGCCCATATGGTCCGCGTTGCGCTGGCCGCCGCGCGTGCTATCGCGCCCGACAAAATCGAGATCGTGCCGATCCGCACCACCGGCGACCGGGTGCAGGACCGTGCGCTCGCCGAGATCGGCGGAAAGGCGCTATGGACCAAGGAACTCGATCGCGCACTGCTCGACGGCGAGATTCATGCCGCGGTGCATTCGATGAAGGATGTCGAGACGATCCGGCCGGCGGAGATCGCGATCGCGGCAATGCTGCCGCGGGCAGACGTGTGTGATCGGCTGGTCGGCGCCGATTCGATCGAGGCGCTTCGCCAAGGCGCAGTGGTGGGCACGAGCTCGCCGCGCCGGGCGGCGCAGATGCGCAAGCTGAGGCCCGACCTCAAGATCGTGCTGTTCCGCGGCAATGTCGACACCCGGCTGGCGAAGCTCGCCGCCGGCGAGGCCGATGCGACCCTGCTCGCCGCCGCCGGGCTCGAGCGGCTCGGGCGTCATGACGTCGGTGTCGCGATCCCGATCAACGTGATGCTTCCCGCGCCGGCGCAGGGCGCGGTGGGGATCGAGTGCCGTGCCGACGATTCCCATGTCCGTGCGATGCTGGCCAGGATCGACGATCCCGCGACGCATGCCTGCGTGCTCGCCGAGCGCGCGCTGCTCGCCGCGCTCAAGGCTGATTGCCGCTCGCCGGTCGCGGCGCTGGCGACGATCGAGGGGGCGATCATGACGCTGCGCGCCGAATTGCTATCAGAGGACGGCAGCTTCCATGTCCACGCCCAGGAAGCCGGCGCGCCGACCGATCCGGTGCTGCCGATCGCCGTGGCGCGCGATCTGCTGGTGGGGGCACCGGAGGCGATACGCCGGCTGTTCGGCGGATGA